TTTGTACGCGCGTTTCTTCCGACGGTAGGCTCTTTTTTCGACAACTCTTGCATTCCTGTATGTCTCTCTGTTTTGACGAGTAGCCACAGTGAGCATACCTCTCTTGGCCTGGTTCTTCTTGTCTGTCACTCTTTGGCACTCGACATCGAACCAGCTGTTACGCTGTCTTCCTCGTGTTGTGCCTAGCGCAGTCGTTTCGATGGCATGATGGATATACACAGTCCATTCATATCTTCTACTCGTTCTCCCTGTTCTTCGATCCGTTGATCCAGCGCTCTGGCGCAGTCTGCTGCCAAGTCGTCCACTTTCAACTGCGCATTGCTCTGGCAGCGGTAAACTTCCCTAACCTCAGACCGTTATCATTGGTCAATAAATGGGGGCTATGGTTTCCAATGATTGGAAGGAAGAGTTCCTCCCTCCCAATTTATGCGTTTACATCCTCGATGCAAACCCCGACGTCCGAGCTTCTCGTAGAACTCGTCCTCGACATCATCGGGTTTATCGTTTGTCGGTGAGTAGATGTTAATCAGGCTGTAGTTGAAGAATAGGGTCTGTCGTATCCGTTACACGCATCCATTTTATTTGCGATGCTGATGTCCGATGTTCGATGTACGATGCGATGTCTGTTGTCCTGCGTTGTTCTCCGATGTTGTCCGTCCTTTAATTGATCCGAAAAAGACAGAatatctttctttctttctttgtttttaagaggctttaaacttttcagttcattcgcctctagagatGACAGAATATTTCCTCGCATCGCTTTATATATGTCCACCTCTCATCTAAAGCTCTTATCGTAaattccctctctctctctcttcgttTCTAGAGCTttacttaaggctgatttagacgatgccagtcagcgctctagttgaagtttccagtgaacagagaacagacactctgttcaagttacttgtaccagtatcgaacaagtaattggcctctaacttgaacagagtgtctgttctctattcactggatacttcaactagagcgctgactggcatcgtctaaatcaaccTTTAATTTCTTCTCGAAAGCTTTCGCTCcactttgacagattggttcaTTATTATTTTAGTACCGAATAAGAATATCGGCCAAGTCTATGCTTCGCTATTCTTTACACACTCGAAATTATTCAAGCATTTTTACTATCATATTATAACCCAGCTCTATACACCACAGGGTCGTCTACGGGTCTCCACTCTATTCTTCTGGTTCTCTAACACTACGAAATCGACGCCTCGTTCTGCTGCTTTGCCGCCACTGTGGTAGATGTGGTACTTGAATTACGTATGTGTTTTAGGGTGTATTGCACAGAATTCCTCTTCTCCGGAATTGGGCCATCGGACCTCCTGGATCGCAGCGATTTCAATGCCCAGTCACTGTAGCTCCCGTGTGAGCTAGCTAGCCCGTGCCGGTTCACGAAGAGTTCGGACATTCCAAGTACCATGTTTCCAAACGTTTAAATCTAATCGTTTTCGTGTTCGTTGCCGTGGTCTGTACCGATTGATCTTTTCTGAATTACCTTCTTCATTTTCCGTGGTATGTTAAGTTTCGGTATGCTACTTTACCGGGGTCGTGATACCAACATTCCACTGATGGGGCTTCCATCTTAGATGTAGTTGGCGAGATACAGCATTTCTTATACAGCCGCTCGATCCGAGCCTCCTAGCCTGAAGCACAGACACTCAGTTTGTAGCCCATTTAGCGTTACCCAAGATGCACCGCGTGGAGCCGAACTACCTTATATGCTAGTAACTGTAGTGGCAAGGTCCACTCGGTAAAAAGGATAAACCCGCTGGTAGGGTTCTCAGTTCTCAGCTCAATATATGAGTGTTAATTGAATAGAATAGGCATTGAgctatacattagggtgccaatgaatgtatgtatgggaaaaactcgaccctaaaatttcaaaaagttaccccataaaaaatgttcaccacctcgaaaaaacaccctatgcccaatatcaactcaatcggacttaagggaaggTGGCGCAAAGCGATAAAAGTTTGAGTTTaattgaaaatcggaaaatcacccaagggggagaaaggaaatcggggttttcaataaaaaattatgccaaatatcttaaaattaaatgaaacgtcgagatctactgtcatctcaaaattattgtttgtcaaaaatcgacactcagtgacatagttttttttcggaatacgaggcaaaacgtatggttttgggtgccaataaaaatagatatttcgaatttttctttcggaacttgctgtgaattattgatttgcacgatgaTATACCCAACGCAAAATATCATCTCtaacggacttcatttactagggTCGCAGACACTAAAATTTGACTTTTTTGCTCGGAAATCGAGGTTTCATGCATTTagcatcgaaaattttttttgaaagcccCGATTTCCTTCACTTACCCAttagggtgatttttcgattttcaaaaaactcaaactttgtccgttttgcaccactctcccttaagtccctttcagctgatattttgcataagatgttttttcgaggtggtgaacattttttatggggtaactttttgaaattcaagatgaccattttcattggccccCTACTATACATCGACGAATAAAGGCGGTCTTATCTTTGAAGATAAACGGAATTTTCAATCAGCTCTAAGAAAGAGTCCTGTTTTAAATGTTTCCTTGGAATATTACAGTAACTATTAGTACTTGATCAAAATTTCGCTGCTGAATGATACGTTTTGGTTGTATTCTTCAGTAGCAAATTTAAGTGCAAGCAACTGGACGATACCCACACCAATCGATACGCTATTTGGAAAACAGCTTTGTCCCTTCAACATATACCAACGGTCACTACTGAATTAATTCCAGGCCAACGCAGAATATGAAGTTGTTGTGCCAATCATACGACCACTGATTGTTCCTAGGTAGCCCTATGAATGGAACATTCTCAACCGACTCCTCATATTTACTCCTgaccagggctcggcatagtcatattcaactgaggatagtcagcggactatgaagaaattctttttcgtattcaattggaaacgacttttggcttcttcacgcagtttctccgtcaacatgactaactagtcagtcgggcgttaaATTTCTATCTTCCTCTacaactcgactatctcatttcattcttctccgtcaaatggacttcattgaattttgaagtaactcccctcaaaatgaatgtatcgatgtttgagttcaacgtggtttgacatacactacaggtgagctagatttttttgtatcgtacacgaaaattactcactcgtATGAAATAGCGttcagtgttgtgttcagaaccactcaccaatttgtgaattttgttgatataaacctgTTTTtctgtaggtttttttttcacaaaattgcactcggagacaaagtgaactaaaattttgtttataatTCCTCTTTGACACTTTGctcgctcgaattgagtaggatttttagaaggaatttgatagaataggcacctaaatgtaactataggatatgaagataaataataaaatcataaccataatattatactgtttatactatactttttattaatatacAGTACGGATGGTTCattctgcagttttttgcaaaccccctataatatgactttggcatgtgttattgtcatcaattcgtcttcattTGGAAACAAACATTGAAAGTTATCATGTgaaagttatctacaaacttagtatgatcttcatttaataatttaatcgcaagttgggttctgcaagaaactcaaaaacgtcgcgttgggcgacgaacgagTTAAAGCATGCTTAATAACTGTCTAATtgtgttggtttgagttcacgttgGGTAGACAATGAactgtccattaatggtgtaactacttttttgcatcagaaatccagttttcgtttcacttcacATGAGCGTAAaaaaagattgtgtacgcgggtaacaagATTCATCTCAGGGGGAAGTAGAAATGAGGATCGAAGTCAgatgaatgaagaggcagaattgtattcattagtcacgtcaattagaataattatagactagaatagttcatcagtcatcctcgctctcaacgttcgtaaattcattttctagtcaattcactttCTGTTGACTGTGAGTGCCGAAATAGTcttagtcgaagcgaagctacagaTAGGAGAGCCgatcttcatttttcatcttcgaagatttcgggtccTGCTCCTGACACAACATGTCGATAATCACTGTtctttggtaaaaaaaaatcctgcccGCCAAACTTCTTTTCGTGTTTATTTTCCTTCGCTATACACGAATCATGCGCCAACATTCTGCCAACATTAATCGACAGAAAGAAAATCAAAGATGCACCTATGAAGACTACCAACACTACCCTCCGCCTTCCCGTTTCGCACAGACTCCGCACCATAACTTTCCCCATTGAGAGCACGCTATCGCAAAAACACACTGACACACATTCAAGCCGTGCGCAAGCCTGAATCGTTCACTCATTCCTGAAGCGCGACAATCGGTTTCCTGTGTGCGGTCCATCCAAGAGCGCTTCCccttttcatatttcattcgCGTTCTGGACCGATTAAGTACTGCAAAAGACGGATGGTGTGCGGATCGAAGTTGGTTGCGGTGGGGATTCGTATATATAATACgaacaaatgaaagcgaaggTCCCATTGGCGCAAATGCAGCACAAGCAGCGAAAACTAGTGTGAGGTTGCGGAAGATGAATACAATCACAGATTCTAGATATAACCTTGACGGCAGCAAAGGTAGTTTGGAATGAGCGAAAAACTGGCAGCACTGAAGGTTTAGGGTATGTGGTCAATAGCTTGGACTGACGAGAAGAACACTTGAAAATGGGATTTTGGAGGATGTGATAGATCGATAGGTGAAAAAATACCGGAGTTActagttttcaatattttttttgtaaatttgaaaCTCTTCAAGAAATTCTCAATTGCAATAACAATGGATAAGCTACATTGCTATGAATGATACATTGGttgattgatttgttgattgttTTTCCCTGCATGATAGACTTTCCTCCACTCCCAGAGTTTTCCAGAAATATTAATGTCTTAACACAAAACATGAATCAGAAGGAAATAATAACACATCTACACTTTTTTCTTACAAAGATTTACCCTTTGCCGAGTCGATCATACTCCTCGAGATGATCAATCTTTGAATTTGCGAGGTGCCCTCGTAAATCTGGTAAATCTTTGCATCGCGCATAAGTTTCTCCACCGGGTAATCGGTGTTGAATCCGTTACCACCGAATACCTGCACGGCATCGGATGCCACTCTGTTAGCCATATCCGCGGCATAGCATTTGGCAATCGCCGCATAGTAACTATTCCTTCGTCCTTGATCTACTTCCCAGGCTGACTTCATCGTAATCAGACGAGCGGTTTCCACACCGATGGCCATATCGGCTAGCATGAAGGATATTGCCTGATGGGCAGCGATGGGCACACCGAACGTTTTGCGTTCCAACGCGTACTTTAGCGCCTCATCGAGACATCGTTGGGCCAATCCAACGGCCCCAGCTGCCACTGGCGGACGGGTCTTATCGAACGTTCCCATGGCAACTTTGAAACCGGCACCCTCTCCAATCAGTACATTCTCTTTTGGCACGCGCACATCCTCGAACGTGATGCCTCGCGTGTCAGATGCACGTTGTCCCATGTTCTGCTCCTTGCGACCAGGTGTCAATCCTGGAGTTTCCCGCTCCACGATGAAACCGGTGAAGGCCTTCGATGCCGGACACTTGGGGTCGGGATTGGTGCGAGCCAGGACGAAGTACCAGTTGGCTACGCCACCGTTGGTGATCCACATTTTCTGACCGTTCAGAATCCATTCGTCTCCCTTCTTTTCGGCCCGTGTTTTGACGCCATTGACGTCTGATCCCGCACCAGGTTCGGTCACACAGTACGCTGCCACCAGAGGCTCCTCCAGCAGACGACCCAGATACTTCTTCTTCTGCTCGGCGTTGCCCGCCAGGATTACTGGAGTTTGCTGGAGGTATGGAATCGAGTTTGTTATATGATAACTGACATCGGATGGCTCATATACTTACACCAAGACCGCTTCCCTCGAGAGCTGTCATGATACCGGTACAGCCATATGCCAACTCCTCCGCAATTAAACAGCTGGTAACGATTGACATGTCCGTGCCACCTGGGGATatgaagaaattgaaaaatatagtaTTTTCGTGAAATACTTGTTATAACACATGAAATGTGAATTTGGTGTACCATTTTGTTTGGTGTTCGAATTGTATCAGGCACATTTTAAAAGTTTTAGCGAATAGTAAGACTTACTCGAGGGTGACTCTGCAGAGTGAATAATGAGTTTTCGGACTCAGATATTTCATCTAAAAAAATTTCTTCCGAATTGCAcaatcaaggcgtgttatttggcatagaaatctcaattgAAATTACTCTAGTAGAACTTCAGCggagatttaaaaaaatgtgctTCGGGGATCAGCGAAGCCAGCCGAAAACATTGACATGGTAAGGCTTTATGTTCTATTCGTTTTAAACGCAATCGTGCTTCTGCTGCCACTGGATATATAATTTGGAAGCTATTTTGACAAATGATTTTCTTCATTCTGAATCCTCTGTAATTCAACACATCATCGCGTTTTAATATCAACTCTCGGTCTAAAAGAATTGTAGTTGGTCGCCAGCAGTAGTGAGACAATAGTCTGTTCTGATTTTGTTTATTGGGAACCTCAACCCGAAAGTAATTTATCTTTGAGAATacaaattgaggggcttagaatgcaagaggtgtaagtgacttgttCTATTTCTCTTCATCATGATCTACTACGTATTTGGTGGGTCTTGAAAGGAATCATTCATCATGAGTTGCTTCCGTATGGTCAAACACTAAATTTAGATCTCTACCAGCTGGACTGTTTGAAGCTAGTGATTGACCAAAAACGGCTAGAATTGGCCAACTGGAGAGGTGTTATGTTCCATTAGGACAAGGTAGAACCACACACATCTTTAGTGACTCGCCAGAAACACCATATAGCCCGGACCTGGCCCCAAGCGATTACCGCCTTTTTCTTGCACTGGAAAAATTCCTGAGCGATAAGAAATTGGGCTGATCGGTTATTGGGAAGATTGTGTAAAATAGATTACTAGAATTTTTCGCTAATAAGGAACAAGATTTCTATGAAAGAGGCaacaaattatacaaaaaacgtttaatatttgacccaaatcggacaatccgaagcatctTAAATAAGGTCTTGAGTTTctcgcaaaaaaatggatttatttttccccatcctaATAAATTCCGTTGCCTAAATGATTTGCTGTCACTCACACGGTATCGCGTGTTCGGCATAGTACATATACAAGATACAGCAACCGAAACGAAAATCGAAACTTTTCTCGATAAAGATAAAATGCAATCTGCGACGATGATCAATTCGATACGGACAATTTTACTGCCTGCTTGATCGGTCTAAACGTATTGACAAAGCTCATCAACAGGCATCGTATTGCATCGTCAGTCACAATTTGAACAAGATTTTCGTCAACAGGAAGTGACTAACGTTGCACCTCAGTTGTCAGCAGGGTggtcataataaaatctgtgtttttggtctcaaaaaatcgatttatctgatttttttttcaaaaaatctgtattgaaaatctgaataattttgacgtagaattacgtctttcattaagggtgccaaatcagaaaacaggtcacgttcttatgaaataaagttaacgttaataactatttttgctggaacggattttgataatttacatactaaacgaatcggaaatcccCTAAGTTTTATTtcttatgctatatattacaatgtgtaaacggtttaaattgatgaaaactagaagtatttccatttttccatacaattgtcatttgtgagcttccgtACCCATGCcgttaataacgagcaacttattggcgatcaacgaaggggaatgacttcaagtctccgtgaacaaagaagagaagaagaagaaaaagaacgaagggaaatatttgtCTAGAGCAGGGTTTCTTAAAGTGGTCAATATCGACCCCCAGGGGTCGATTTCGaattcccaggggtcgacaaaaacgaaaattgattttgggggtcgacgggaGCTGAATATCGACCCttataaaataacacaagttcttttttgaaatatttaagatgctccatacaaatacaaattatacaaattatacaGTGAAGTACAGAATATTtagtatatgtggcaaccctgagaatgactaatatcttagtagaaaatattattgctgcAAATTTTAGAAACTAAACAAGACGAAGAGTGTGcacaagatgaaaataaaaaagtacaagatgaaaaattcgggaagtaaaaaacgtgaacaggttcGTGCCAGATAATGTGTTCTTCAGGAATGTTtaacattttttgtattttaaacatatacgcgaTATAACAAGAAGGAAGTCATCAACAAATTCATGCACAAACATGCTCCtaatattttactgtataacaagcctgcttttacttttacttttactgtataacaagggggtcttcgtagcctaattggttgcgtgtctgctactaagcgaacgaccatgagctcataactcagggcccctcaactgaccatcttagtgtgttattctagctaccaTGTcctcgcaacaatcatcatgtgttgTCGGTATTACCAgttccttaccgctcacattttcggtctgctgcatcggtaattggcactactaataacgcaacaaaggaagccgcatatcaacagtcccgctgtgaacagcccaactgtgaacattcgaacaatagcaatattcttacgccgaaaaaaagcgacatgtgttgtgcatcgatagaataggaatataCAACAAAgcttatcttaagataaaaaatgtacacgaataaactCTCtgctacagctgaattgctaaatgagcctaataaaataaactattgggataaaaaaaaacaagcctgcccttaggttgcaagttcatatgcgttctgtaatacgttggagcttgaat
The Toxorhynchites rutilus septentrionalis strain SRP chromosome 2, ASM2978413v1, whole genome shotgun sequence genome window above contains:
- the LOC129769643 gene encoding medium-chain specific acyl-CoA dehydrogenase, mitochondrial, with the protein product MAAISQLIKSAIRPACRALSSKASPHAAEGASLGPTFALSDEQREIVDMTKKFVREEIIPVAAHHDKTGEYPWAIVKKAWELGLMNNHIPADIGGTDMSIVTSCLIAEELAYGCTGIMTALEGSGLGQTPVILAGNAEQKKKYLGRLLEEPLVAAYCVTEPGAGSDVNGVKTRAEKKGDEWILNGQKMWITNGGVANWYFVLARTNPDPKCPASKAFTGFIVERETPGLTPGRKEQNMGQRASDTRGITFEDVRVPKENVLIGEGAGFKVAMGTFDKTRPPVAAGAVGLAQRCLDEALKYALERKTFGVPIAAHQAISFMLADMAIGVETARLITMKSAWEVDQGRRNSYYAAIAKCYAADMANRVASDAVQVFGGNGFNTDYPVEKLMRDAKIYQIYEGTSQIQRLIISRSMIDSAKGKSL